The Dreissena polymorpha isolate Duluth1 chromosome 10, UMN_Dpol_1.0, whole genome shotgun sequence genome includes a region encoding these proteins:
- the LOC127848169 gene encoding perlucin-like protein, whose translation MVKTFLTGLILLCGLAHASAQCPNGWKTYDTSCYLFGHTPYSFHESQVFCLHFGASLVNVESYYENMFIRGELVTLKAPQHWMGLTDEVTEGIWTFYPSEKVATFLDWSHHLIDWPQPNDGLRGNCAAYFEEHDYHWVDEPCSREFNPICEMPVNHPHIVG comes from the exons atggttaaaacgtttttAACAGGATTGATCTTGCTGTGTGGTTTAG CACATGCCAGCGCACAGTGTCCGAACGGATGGAAAACATATGATACCAGTTGCTACTTGTTCGGACACACACCGTATTCCTTCCATGAATCACAG GTGTTTTGTCTTCATTTTGGGGCAAGTCTGGTCAACGTTGAATCCTACtacgaaaacatgtttatacGTGGGGAGTTGGTGACTCTTAAAG CTCCACAACACTGGATGGGTCTCACAGACGAGGTGACTGAAGGCATCTGGACATTTTACCCGTCCGAAAAAGTTGCCACCTTCTTAGATTGGAGCCATCACTTGATTGATTGGCCGCAACCCAACGACGGCCTTCGCGGAAACTGTGCTGCATACTTCGAGGAGCATGACTACCACTGGGTTGATGAGCCGTGCAGCAGGGAATTCAATCCAATATGCGAAATGCC GGTCAACCATCCTCATATTGTAGGATAG